The nucleotide sequence CTCCCGCAATCGCGGGGCTCAGAAACTCGCGGCGTACTTCATCAGAACCGAACCGCGCCAGCGCGGGAGTAGCCATATCGGTCTGCACGCCGATCGCCATCGGCACACCGCCGCATTTGATGGCACCGAGTTCTTCGGCCATCATCAGCGCATAGGAGTAATCGAGTCCCTGGCCGCCGAACTCGACCGGCTTGTTGAGGCCGAGAAAGCCGAGATCGCCGAGCTTCTTGAACAGCTCGTGCGCCGGGAAAATGTCGTTGCTCTCCCATTCGTCGACGAAAGGATTGATTTCGGCAGCGATGAATTTTTGCAGGATACGGCGGGGTTCGTCGTGGTCGGCGGTGAAGAGCATCGTCTCATTCATCCTTCGTCATTCCGGGGCAGCCCAAAGGGCTGAACCCGGAATCCATTTCGCTATAGTACTTGCTGCCCAATGGATTCTCTGATGTGCATTGCACATCATAGCTCGCTCGCTTCGCTCCCGCCCCGGAATGACGCGGAGCTAAGAGAAATCATCACAGCCCCATCTGCCTCGACGCGAGATCCTTCATGATCTCCTCGGTGCCGCCGCCGATGGCGTTGACCTTGACCTCGCGGTAGATGCGCTCGACCTTGACGCCGCGCATGAAGCCGGCGCCGCCGAAAATCTGCACCGCCTCGGAGGCGCAGAATGCCATGGTCTGGGTGGCCTGGTTCTTCATCATGCAGATTTCGGCGATCGGGCTTTCGCCCTGCCCGAGCCGCCATGCCAGCATTTCCAGCATCGCCTGCGATGCCGCGACCTTCTGCGCCATGTCGACGATCTTGTGCCGGATCACCTGGTGCTGCGCAATCGGCTTGCCGAAGGTCTTGCGTTCCTTGGCATACGCCATCGCCTCCTCGACGCAGACACGGGCATAGGCCGTGCAGCTCGCCGCCATGCCCATGCGCTCGCTGTTGAAATTGTGCATGATGATCTTGAAGCCCTGCCCCTCCTCGCCGATCAGGTTTTCGACAGGCACCCGGCATTCATCGAAGTGCAGCGTGGCAGTATCCGACGCCCACCACCCCATCTTCTTCAGTTTCGTCCGCGACAGGCCCGGCGTGTTGCCCTCGATCAGCAACAGACTGACGCCACCCGGCCCCTCGCCGCCGGTGCGCACGGCAACCGTCAGATAATCGGCCCGCATGCCTGAGGTGATGAAAGTCTTCTCGCCGCTGACGACATAATGGTCACCGTCACGCCGCGCCTTGGTGTGGAGATTGGCGACGTCGGAACCGCCACTCGGCTCAGTGATCGCGAGCGCGGAAATTTTCTCGCCCGACAGCACCTGCGGCAGCACCCTCGCCTTGACCTCGGGCCTCGCGGCGCGCGCGATCGGCGGCGAGCCGATGGTGTGGCTCATCAGGCTCGAACTGACCCCACCGGCGCCGGCGCGCGCCAGTTCCTGCGACGCCACGATCTTCATGAACTGGTCGGCGGGCACGCCGCCATGTTCCTCCGCGAAGCCAAGCCCGAGCAGTCCGATTTCGGACGCTTTCCGATAAAGCTCGCGCGGAAACTCGCCGGCCTCATCCCATTCATGGGCGTAGGGCTCGATCTCGCGCGCCACGAAGCGGCGCATCACGTCGCGGAAGGCCTCGTGTTCGGCCGTATAGAACGGGCTTTGCACTTTCGTTCGCTCCAGCATGGCTTCCTCCCGAGAGATCACGATGCCCCGATTTGGCCCGCGCAAACTTGCGTTGAGCGGCTGGCATTATCGTGCAGACGCGGCCATTGGCGCCGGTCGCTTTCCGGCGCATCACGCGTCCAGCAACTGAACGCAAGACCGGTTGCCCGAGCATGCCCTAGCCTTGGTTCAAAACCAATAACAACATTGCCGGCCATTCGCCGGGGAGGATGAAGCATGATCCGATCGAGCAAGTTCGTCCCGGCCTTCTTTTCAGCGTTGCTCTCCCTCACTGCTGCGACGACAGTCTCAGCTCAGCAACCCGGCATTACCGACACCGAGATCAAGTTCGGCAACATCATGCCGTATAGCGGCCCGGCGTCGGCGCTCAGTGTCACCGGCAAGGCGTTTGCGGCCTATTTCGACCTGGTCAACGAGAAGGGCGGCGTCAACGGGCGCAAGCTCAACATGATCTCGCTCGACGACGGTTTTTCGCCGCCGAAGACGGTCGAGGCGACGCGCCGATTGGTCGAGAATGACGGCGTCGCGTTCATGTTCGGAACCATGGGCACCGCGCCGAGTTCGGCAACCGCAAAGTATCTCAACGGCGCCAAGGTGCCGCATCTGTTCCTGATCAGCTCCGCATCGAAATGGAACGATCCGGCCAATCAGCCCTGGCTGATGGCGCTGCCCTGGGCACCCAACTATGTCGAGGAAGCCGGCATCGAGGTGCGCTTCGCCCGCTCCAGGAATCCCAATGCGCGCTTTGCGATCCTTTATCAGAACGACGACGCCGGAAAGGATTATCTGCGCGGCGTCAAGGAAGCGCTGGGAACGGACGCCGACAAGGTGATCGCCATGGCGGCGAGTTTCGAAGTCGCCGATCCCACGGTGGATTCGCAGATCCTCACGCTCGCCAACACCAGGGCCGACGTCTTCCTGATCTACAGCGTGACACCGCGTGCGTGTGCGCAAGCGATCCGAAAGGCGCACGAAACCGGCTGGCGTCCGATGCGTTTCATTTCCTCAGGCTGCGCCAACAAGGAAACGGTGATGGTGCCGGCCGGGCTCGAAGCCGCGACCGGCATCATGTCGGTCGGGGCGCTAAAGCCCTACTCGGCTGACTCAAAAGATGCCGACCTCGTCGACTACCGCGACTTCATGAAGGCGCGGCTGCCCAATATCGATCCGGCCAACATGGCGGCGGGATATGGCTACATGGTTGCCCAGGCGCTGGTCGTGGTGCTCACCCAGTGCAAGAACGATCTCAGCCGCGAAAAACATCATGGCGCAGGCGGCCAGCCTCAAGGGCGTAGCGCTGCCGATGCTGATGCCCGGGGTCAAGCTCAACACCTCGCCGACGGACTACCGTCCGATCAAGGACGGCTATATGGTCGAGTTTCGCGACAACCAGTTCAACGTGATCAGCGAATTGCTGCGCGGCTCGTGAACTGACGACTTGTTCCGGTTGTGGCGCGCTTTTCGAACAGGATGAAAGCCCTTCGCCACCGGACCTTCAATTGGTCGGCGTGAATCCGGTTGCTTGCACGATCGCTTTCCACCGTTCCGATTGGGATGCGATCAGCCGGGCAAAGTCTCCCATAGAGATTGCGTCGAGCTCAACTGCCAGTCTTGCCATGCCGGACCTTACCTCGTCGGTACGCAGGGCCGCTTGGATGGCACTATTGAGCCTTTCGACGATATTCGCTGGCGTCTTCGCCGGAACAAAAAATCCGTACCAAGTGAGGTCCTCAAGCGAGGGATAACCGGCTTCCGCCACCGTCGGCACAGCGGGAAGAAACGAGCTGCGGCGCGGCCCGGTGGTAACGAGCGCGCGAAGATCTCCGGATTGGACGAGGCCCAGGGAACTGCCGATTGGCATAACGGCGGATGCGATTTCGCCTTTGAGCAGATCCTGGATCGAGCCGTTGCCTTGATAGGGCACGTGAAGGAATTCGAAGCCGGCTGTGTGTCCCAGCATCGCACCGAGGAAATGCAGCGTGGTCCCGACACCCGCCGTGCCGTAGGCGGCTTGCTTTGGGTTGGCGCGGCACCAGGCGACGAAATCTGCAAGGGTCCTCACGTCACCCGGCACCTTCGGACCTACCGTCAGCAATGTCGGGGTTGAGGCGACGGTCGACACCGGGGTAAAATCCCGCGGCTCGTATCTGAGCGTCTTGTAGACGTGCGGAAAGAGCATCATGAATCCAAGCGGCGCGAGCAGCATCACCGATCCGTCGGCGTCAGCGGCCTTCACCGCCTCCACCGCGACACGACCGCGCCGCACCCGGCCGGGTCTCGACGACGATCGTCTCGGCATAATCTTTCATCTGGCCGGCGACGAGCCTTGCCAGAGCGTCCTGCAGCCCGGGCGTGAAGCCCGTCAGTATATGCGCGGTTCTTGCGAGCGGTTGTGCGACGGCCCGCGGCACGCGACCGGCGGCGCATAACGCGACACTGGCCGCCGACACGGCCAACAAATCACGACGTGTGATCATCAACTGTCTCCCTGACTAATTTGTCCGCGCGGGGCTCTACCTTTGGATGTACCACGGCAACGATCGATATGCTTGGTCTCCAGCTTACTTTTTCCTTACCGTCAGCTTATTCTTGCGCTTAGGCATAGGGATTTCGACGATTGACCGCCGCGGGGAAGTGGCTTGCGCTATCTCTTTGAAAATTATTCATTCGATACCGACCGGCGCGAGCTGCGTCGCGGGACGGATGTGATCGCTATCGCGCCCCAAGTGTTCGACTTGCTTAACTACCTGATCGGCAACCGGGAACGCGTCGTTAGCAAGGACGACCTCACAAGAGCCATTTGGGAAGGCCGCGTTGTCTCGGATGTGGCTCTGACGACCCGTCTGAATGCAGCGCGGAAGGCAATTGGTGATTCCGGAGATGAGCAACGTCTCATCAAAACCCTTCCGCGCAAGGGCTTTCGTTTCATCGGCACGGTGCACGAAACACCCGGGCCGGCCAGTGCGACCGTCACGAGCGGCTCGCCGAGCCCAGCCTTTGTTGCCGTCTCTGACAAACCCTCGCTTATCGTTCTGCCGTTCGCGAATCTGAGCCCTGATCCCGAGCAGGAATTTTTCGTCGATGGCGTGACCGAGAGCCTGACCACAGATTTGTCGCGCGTAGTCGGCGTCTTCGTGATCGGTCGCAACACTGCTTTCACTTACAAGAGAAAGCATGTCGATTTGAGGCAGATCGGTCGAGAACTCGGCGTTCGCTATGTCCTTGAGGGCGCCATGCAGCGTGGTGGAAGCCGCATGCGCATCAACGTCCAGCTCATCGATGCCGAAACCGGCAATCATCTATGGGCCGAACGATTCGACAAACCGATCGCCGATCTCTTCGACATGCAGGATGAAATTGGCGCGCGTCTCGCCAACGAGTTGGGAACGGAACTGGTCACGGCCGAGGCGCGGCGAGCGGCGCGGGCGCCGCATCCAGATTCGATGGACCTGTATTTCCAGGGCATGGCGAGTGTGCACCGGGGATCGGACCCCGCAAACCTATCGCAAGCGCGTAAGTTCTTCGAACAGGCCCTCTGCCTGGACGCCGGCAACGTTGAAGCGATGGTTGGCATGGCGTTCGTCGATGCCATGCGGGGAACTTCCATGCAGACCGGCGATCGGACTGCACGCCTCCTGGCGGCCGAAATGTCTTTGGCCAAGGTGCTTGCGTACCTGCCAAACCACGCCATGGCGCATTGCCTCCTTGGCGTCGTCCAGATTTTTACCAAACGTGCCGCTCAGGGCATCGCCGAATGTGAGCGCGCGCTGGCGCTAGATCGAAATCTAGCCACCGCTTACGCTTGGATTGGGCTTGGCAAATGCTATCTGGGTCGAGCCGAGGAAACCGAAGCCTACATCATGCAGGCATTTCGGCTTTCTCCCCGCGACAACAGGGCGTTCACTTGGGCGATTAATGCCGGCGTCGCGCAGTCATATCTTGCGGCCGATGAAGCTGCTGTCTACTGGTTCAAGCGGGCCATCGAGACCAATCCGAATGTCGCCGCGTTCGTTCACGTCTACCTTGCCGCGGCATTGGCTCATCTCGGCCGGATCGAGGAAGCGCGGGCTTCGATACAGACAGGACTGGCCATCGATCCCAATTTCACTCTCTCCCACTTCTATGCCAGCACGCCAACGGACAATTCGACCTGTCTCGCACAGCGTGCGCGGATTGGCGAGGGCATGCGCAAAGCAGGGCTGCCGGAAGGGTGAATCGGGGAGGATGGAGTTCGGACAAATTTCTGTTTTTCCGAAATTTCGTTTGACGACGGACCCAAATCAGCAATATATCGATTTCGTCCCGTCCCGATACGAGGGGCGTTTCGCGATCGTCACAAGCGCGGGATGGGATGCGGTGGACGCGGATGTGCCTTTGACGAATGGTGCGGATGCGTACGGTGAAGTCGTGTGGTCCTGACGCCCCGATGCTGGCGTCAAGTCGGTGGAAGCAATTCCTCCGGCGACGGTGACAACGAGCCCGGCCCGACCGGGGAGAGCACGATATAAGCCGTAAAGCCATTGCGCAGGGAATGTCGGATGCCTCCGCTGCCCTGCATGCTCGTGTGCGCCTCTATCTACCTATTGCACACGAGACCGCGGGTGCAGCGTGCACCCGGCATTCCCTGCGCCCTCTGACTTGAGGGTCGAGGAAATTCGATAGCAAGCCTCGGGCAAATCAGGCCGCGAGATCGTGAAGCCGTGTCATCTCCCAGCCACTCCACGCAAGACAACATCCCATATGACCCCTCATCTGCCAGACAGAATGCCATCAAGCAAAACAGGCGGCGCAAGACCGCTGGACGTGGAGGAAGCATGCCCTCAGTACGTTATTACGACTGGATCGCGCATTTCGGCCGCCGCACGCCGAACAAGATCGCGGCGATCGATCTCGCGAGTGACCGTCGCCTCTCCTACGCGCAGTTCGACGCGCGCATCTCACGGCTTGCCACTCACCTGCGCGACAAACTCGGTGTCACGCGCGGCGACCGCGTCGCGGTGCTGGCGCTGAATACGACCGATACGCTCGAAGTGCAGTTCGCCTGCGGCCGCATCGGCGCCGTGTTCCTGCCGCTGAATACGCGGCTTACGGTTCCCGAATTGCAGTTCATCGTCGGCGATTCCTCGCCGAAGGTGATGATCCACGACACGGATCTCGCCGAAGTCGCGCTGACGGTCACAAAGCTCTGCAACGTCTCTTCCGCGCTGCTGCTCGGCGCCGGCGGCTCCTACGAAGCGGCGATCGAAGCGTCCAGGCCGATCGACCGGTTCGAGGACGTCACGCTCGATGACATCTCGACCATCATGTACACCTCCGGCACGACGGGCCAGCCGAAGGGCGCGATCATCACCCACGGCATGACGTTCTGGAATTGCGTCAACCTCGGCGGCCCCGCCTACGTCTCGCCATCGACAGTGTTGCTTACCGTGCTGCCGCTGTTCCATACCGGCGGGCTGAATTGCTACACCAACCCGGTGCTGCATGCCGGCGGCACCGTCCTGATCATGCGCACATTCGATCCCGGCGTGGCGCTGCAACTGATCAGCGACGCATCCTACGGCATTACCCAATTCTTCGGCGTGCCGGCAATCTACCAGTTCATGGCGCAGCATCCATCGTTCGCGACGTCCGATTTCAGCCGCCTCGTGATCGGCGGCGTCGGCGGCGCACCGATGCCGGTGCCGCTCCTGAAGGTGTGGGAAGAACGCGGCGTCGCCCTGCAGCAAGGTTACGGCATGACCGAGACGTCTCCGGCGGTGCTGGCGCTCGACCGCGAGGACGCCGCGCGCAAGGCCGGCTCGTCCGGCAAGCCGGTGCTGCATACGGAAGTGCGGATCGTTCGTCCTGACGGGACGGACGCGGATGTCGGCGAACTCGGCGAGCTCTGGGTCCGGGGACCGAACGTCACGCCCGGCTACTGGAACAGGCCGGAGGCCAACCAGTCGTCCTTCACCGACGGCTGGCTGCATACCGGCGATGCCACCCGCGTCGACGAGGAAGGCTTTTACTACATCGTCGACCGCTGGAAAGACATGTACATTTCCGGCGGCGAGAACGTCTATCCGGCCGAAGTCGAGAGCGTGCTGCATCAGCTCACGGCAATCGCCGAGGCTGCCGTGATCGGCATTCCCAACGAGCAATGGGGCGAGGTCGGCATGGCGATCGTCGCCGTGAAGCCCGGCCACACGCTGACGCCTGCCGAGATTCATGCGCATTGCGCGGCCAATCTGGCGCGGTTCAAATGCCCGCGGCTGATCGAGTTCGTCGACGCCCTGCCGCGCAACGCCACGGGGAAAATCCACAAGCCGACGTTGCGACAGAATTTCAGCGCGCCGAAGCCGACCGACAAAGCGGCCATTGCTTCATGATCGTGCGCCGGCATGCGACAAGCGAAAAGCCCGCCGGTTCATCACCGGCGGGCTCTTGTATCGGAGGCCAATTAGAGGATCCCAGTACATCCGTGGAAATCCTTAAATCGGCAACCTTTAATCGACGCGAAGGTTCTCGGCGCTGGTCTTGCCGCGCATCGGGTCCTTCTTTGCTTCGAACGAGATCTTCTGACCTTCGTTGAGCGAGCTCAGACCTGCGCGTTCGACGGCGCTGATGTGGACGAAAACGTCGGTGCTGCCATCATCGGGCTGAATGAAGCCAAAACCCTTGGTCGCGTTGAACCACTTAACTGTTCCGGTAGCCATGTAACTATCTCCAAGATGCGCGAAAGCGCTTTGCCCGCACGACCTCCGCGCAGGCTTGATCCGATTTCAACGATGTCTTGGGGATTGGAGCCGGTTCGGCGTAGTCAACAAGGCAGAGCGATAAGTTCGAATAAGAGCCATATAGTCTGTTTCGCCGGGAATGCAAGGCTGCAGAGCGCTATCTCGGCAGGAACAGCGCGAACGATTCATCAGTCGTCCGCCGCAAATGCTGGCGGTACAGCGAATAATTGGGATCGTCGGACGAAACCCTGCCAAAGGTCGGATGAGCTACCATCTTGATCGGCAAATAGGCGATTGGTGCCGCGATCGGCGTCAGCAACGAGCCGCGACCCGCGAGCAGCGTCGTGATGATCCCGTACATCTCGCCCGAAATCGCCAGATGCGCCACTGTGATCAGGCGATGCTGGCCGTGCCGGTTGGTGACGAGATAGATATGTCTCGACTGGTTCGGCACCGCCACCTCGCCGAACTGGGTGAAGGCCGCGTCCTGCCGCTCGCTTTCATGAAACACCAGCGACGAGGCCGCATTGTCCCAGGTGATCTCAGTGCGGTAGACGAAGATCGCGTCCTTGTCGCCGAACGAGGGGCGCACCGTGACATAGGTTCCTTCGATCCACGCCACCGCGCGGCGCGAGTAGGCACCCAGTCCATCCGGCGCAACCTCGCCGTTGATGGCGGCGGCAGGCGCCGGCGGCGCCTCCGTTGTCTTGCGCAGGGAGACGCCGAGCGCCTGCTCCAACCGCACCGTGGTCGCCAGCGTGAACGGGCGGCGGCCACCCAGCACCTTCTCCAGGGTCGAGAGGCTGAGTTTGGCGAGTTCGGCCAGCGATTGCCGGGAGATGCGGCGGCGGGCGATCTCCTCGCGAATGGTGTCGGCGATCTGCCGGCTTTGCTCGGCGGAAAGCTGCTTGTCCGGCGTCGGCATCGTCACCTCTGGCTAATCCACGCCAGTCTAGCAGACGCACAATCCATCACAAACCCGCACAAGGCCGCCGTGGCGGTGGCGTGCCGCGCTGGCCGGCGGCTGAACAAGGCCGATCATTCCGCTCGCGCCAAATTGCTGAAATCCGCACCCTTCCAGGCGGCGAAAATCGCCGTTCGGGAGTGAGCAACATGACGACATGCGACGAAATTGAGGCCGACAAACGCAGCGAACGCCCCAGCCTGGTCAGGCTGCTGCTGTTCTTTGTGATGCAGGGCATTGCCGCAATCCTGGTCGGGTTTGCGGCATTATTTTTGAGCTTTGAGCCGGTGTGGTCGGCCGAACGTCTGTCGGCGGCCTTCCTCAAGCCCGGCGACGCGCGCTCCGGCTCGCTGCTCCTGAAGACCGAAGAAGGCTATGCCGATGCGTCGCGTCTCGGCATCGATGTCGATCTCACCGTATCGGGTCCCACGGTCCGCGCCCGCGTTACCCAGATTTTCCGCAACCCGACCCAAGACTGGGTCGAGGCGGTCTATGTCTATCCGCTGCCGTCGGGCGGCGCGGTCGATACGCTGAAGATGGTGATCGGCGATCGCGTCGTGGTCGGCAACATCAAGGAGCGGCAGCAGGCCAAGATCATCTACGAACAGGCGAAGCAGAACGGACAGAAAGCGGCGCTGACCGAACAGGAGCGGCCGAACATCTTCACCAACTCGGTCGCCAATATCGGCCCCGGCGAAACCGTGCTGGTGCAGATCGAGTATCAGGAGCCCGTCGCACAATCCGGCAACGAGTTCTCGCTGCGGGTGCCGATGGTGGTGGCTCCGCGCTACAATCCTGTGCCGGTCGTCCAAAGCGTCGACTTCCGGCCCGATGGTGGCGGCTGGGGTTCGGTCAAATCCGACCCCGTGCCGGATCGCGACCGCATCTCGCCCGAAGTGCTCGACCCCACGACGAACGCGCCGGTCAATCCGACCCGCATCACGGTGCGGCTACAGGCCGGCTTCCCCCTCGGCGAGGTCAAGAGCCACCATCATGCGATCAAGACCGAAGAACCCGACGCCGACACCAGCATTATCCGCCTTGCCGAAGGCCCGGTAGCGGCAGATCGCGATTTCGAGCTGACCTGGAAGCCGGCCGCGGAGAAAGCGCCCTCGGTAGGACTATTCCGCGAGCGCGTCGGCGACAGCGATTACCTGCTCGCCTTCGTCACGCCGCCGTCGGTCGAACAGGCGCAGCAAAAACCGCCGCCGCGTGAGGTGATTTTCGTGATCGACAATTCCGGCTCGATGGGCGGCGTCTCGATTATCCAGGCCAAGGCCAGCCTCTCTTACGCCCTCGGCCGCCTGCAGCCGAACGATCGCTTCAACGTGATCCGGTTCGACCACACCATGGACGTGTTGTTTCCGGCGGCCGTGCCCGCTGACCGGGAGCATATCGGCCGAGCCACCGCCTTCGTCGACGCGCTGCAGGCCAATGGCGGCACCGAAATGGTGCCGGCGATGCGCGCAGCGCTGTCCGACAACGCCGGCGATGCGAACTACATCCGGCAGGTCGTATTCCTGACCGACGGCGCCATCGGCAACGAGCAGCAATTGTTCGAAGCCATCAATGCGCTGCGCGGCCGCTCGCGCATCTTCATGGTTGGCATCGGCTCGGCCCCGAATACCTACCTGATGACGCGCGCCGCCGAACTCGGGCGCGGCGCCTTCACCCACATCGGGTCAGTCGAGCAGGTCGAGGAGCGTATGCGCGGGCTGTTCGCCAAGCTGGAGAATCCCGCGGTGACCAATCTCACCGCAAAATTCTCCGACAGCCACGCCGACATGACGCCGGCTGCAATCCCCGACGTCTATCGCGACGAGCCGCTGGTTCTGGCAGCCAAGCTCGACAAGCTTACAGGCTCGGTCGAGATCAAGGGCCGCATCGGCGACCGTCCCTGGGCCGTGACACTTCCGCTGACGAATGCCGCCGAAGGCAAGGGACTCTCCAAACTTTGGGCGCGGCGCAAGATCGCGGATGCGGAAGTTGCACGCACCACGCGGCAGGCGAGCCCGGAAGATGCCGACAAGACCATTCTGGCGCTGGCGCTCGAGCATCAGTTCGTCACGCGGCTGACCAGCCTGGTCGCGGTTGACAAGACCCCGAGCCGTCCCCAGGGCGAGCCGCTCAAGGTTTCGGAACTGCCGATCAACCTGCCGGCAGGCTGGGATTTTGAAAAGGTGTTCGGAACGCGGCCACGCCTTCCCGCAACACCGACGGAACGTCGCGCGGCTACGGAGGAGGCGCGGGTTCAGATCGCGGCGCTGAAACGGGCGCAGCCTGTCGTTACCCAGACACCCAGCACAGTCACGCTGCCGAGGACCGCGACTGATGCCGAACTGAAGATGATTGCGGGTGTGATCTTCCTCACAGTCAGCCTGATCCTGCTCGTGTTCAATCGACGTCAGATGTCACACCGTTGACGTCGGCTGAAAAGAGGAGACCTCCCCACCCTCCTCTTTCCAGAGCGCGCGCGGCTCCACCCGTCCCCCAAGGCCGCGCGCGCCGTTTTTCCAAAGCCGTCATTGCGAGCGAAGCGAAGCAATCCATGCCTTCTTTTCGCGGTGAGACGGATTGCTTCGTCGCTTCGCTCCCTTGCGCAAACGCTTCGCGTTTGTCGCAGGCAATGATAGAGAGAGTGTCCAGTGCCCCGCTTCGTACTCCCGCTCCTCCTCGCTCTCATCGGCCTGATCCTGTTCGGCCAGGGCGCCTACATCCACGCCAAGGCGCGGCTCGCGCAAGTCTTGCTGGAGCGGGCCTTTGAGAAAACCATTACCACCGGGCGCGAGATAAAGCCGTGGTCATGGGCAGATACATGGCCTGTCGCTCGTATCGAGGTGAAGCGGATCCATGCCAGCGCGATCGCACTCGTCGGCAGCAGCGGCCAGGCACTCGCCTTCGGCCCGGGCCATGTCGAACGAACGCCCAATGCCGGCGAACGCGGCGTCGCCGTGTATTCGGCGCATCGCGATACCCATTTTGCTTTCCTGAAGAACGTCGTCGTCGGTGACGAGATCGAGGTGACGCGAAGTGACGGCAAACACTTCCGCTACCGTGTGGACGCCGCCTCCGTCGTGCACTTCGATGCCTCCGGCATCGATCCGCTCGCGGACGGATATCAACTGGTGCTGTCGACCTGTTGGCCGCTCGACGCGCTGACCCAGGGACCGGAGCGCTATCTTGTGCACGCCACCATGATTGGGCTCGTTCCGGATCCGCACTGAATTCTCCGCGAGCCGGGATATCGCGCGCGGAGCGAATGGCGCTGCTCGTGCAACGCGTGTTGCCACCCTGGCCAAGTCCCAATAGAAAGGCCTCAATCACAAGAAAATCATGGCGCGGTGATCATTCTCGTCGCGCCACAGGAAGCTATGGAGTTAAGAGGCGTCCATGGATCAGATCAACACCGCATCGCATCAAGCCGAAAAATGGTCGCCTCCGT is from Bradyrhizobium sp. AZCC 2176 and encodes:
- a CDS encoding class GN sortase, producing MPRFVLPLLLALIGLILFGQGAYIHAKARLAQVLLERAFEKTITTGREIKPWSWADTWPVARIEVKRIHASAIALVGSSGQALAFGPGHVERTPNAGERGVAVYSAHRDTHFAFLKNVVVGDEIEVTRSDGKHFRYRVDAASVVHFDASGIDPLADGYQLVLSTCWPLDALTQGPERYLVHATMIGLVPDPH